From the Chanos chanos chromosome 7, fChaCha1.1, whole genome shotgun sequence genome, the window ACCCACCCATGGGACCGTAAGGTGACCGTCTACCTGGTGGACACCtcacaagaggagagagacatctgGGTTCACGACATCATGGCTGAATTCGCTGACGAGCTATCCACAGCCGCGTAGCTGTCTCAGTTAGCGCTCACGTAGTTAGCTCCTTGTCTCTTGACGTTGCAGATTTATGGAAGTCCAGTCGAGCATgccagaagttttttttttttttttttccttttaagcCGTTTGTTCGAATTCGGACACAGGTCAAGCTGGAGCCTGTAAACGAGCCTTTTAAGTTAACGTGAAAGTTCTCGATTTTACAATCCATACTTATGATACATTAAGTTAGCTAATAGCATAAGCCGCAGAACCCAGTTGTTCTCAAAATGTGACGAAccaatttcttcttctttggttATATTACAGATCAGAATCTTTGCAATACTTAAGTGAAACTatctgtgaaaatatttgttcTACTATTAAAATggagcaggtaaaaaaaaaaatgtgatttactTTTTGCTGGCTAGATGACAAAGCTGCTGTTCCCAGAGTTGATGCTGTACGTGTCCCTGGGAAAAACAGTAATATATAGCTATTTCTATGGAAAGCTGAGAGTAGTCTAAACTACTATGTGATAAGACTTCTGTCCAGATTGTGAATGGGAGAACATGTCAAACTGGAGCTCTAGCTCTAGCAGAGATAATCTAACTGGGTTTTCAGCTCCAACTCCCAATAGAGCCACATGGTTACATGTCTCTATATATCAGTGATCTTCAGCAGTGAACAGAAACTAAAACCAGTAGAACCACCCTATgtggtttaaagaaaaaacaaaacaaaacaaaaacaaagcaaaagaaaaaaagagcccaTAAAATCTCAGTGAGGAGTGCCCTCAGAGCGCACACCTATTCTTAAATAATCTGATCCAAGCTGGACAGCCTCAGCGAAAATGTTTACGCGGGCAGTTCCTAAGGGGTCCTGACATTTTGACGGATTGTTTACAAAAATGTAGCGAtacattcccttttttttttctctctcccagtaATGTGACCAAGCCATTTTATGCTCTACACGTTCAAAAATGACAATTCTTACCCTATTTatttcagcttttctttttgtcttttaaaaattCTGACTCGTGCAAAAAAACcacatgaatatgtgtgtgggggttttgcTGACATGCTCTCAGTAGCCTACATGCTTACCTTAAAGCTACTTTTCAAGCATGGgtgtgttattaaaaaaaaaaaaaaaaacaaaagagagaaaaaatggcTGAGTTGTATTTAGCTATATGTAGATTGTATATGGACTATAACACTAAACATTGACAAGAATGATTTAACCTGGGTTAAAACTACATTTGCAaaggcaaagacaaaaaaataaataaatgaatgaatgaataaataaacagattgTGTAGTTTCATTGCTTTAAAAAGTGTGAAGTTTGTGTCTCCCAAAACGAACAGGCCTTAAAATCATTCATCAAAACATGGCAACAGATTATCTTATTTCCAGTGTGACATGAAACTGGATCTGGATGTGGACATAAATCAAGTtgtccccccgccccccatgCTATGAATGTTTTGGTAAATCCCTGAAAATAATTAGAGATGACCCCTGCTTTAGGAAAGCTTCCGTTTGTCCAACAGTCTTTATTCACAGAATTTCATGCCATCAATCCAAATCAGTCATTGCCtgagcaaaaaaaccaaaacaaaacaaacaaaaaaaagatgcagttAAATAGGATCTAACTGTATTTGTGTAAGTGCAGGAGAATCAGAATGAGGGTGGTCTCACTGCTGAACGTGGTGGAGGgcgaggatgaggaagagggtgCAGTTCAGGTGGGACAGACTGATGGAAGGACGATGTACTTCGCTTAAGATCACATGACCGCCTCCTCAAATGTTGGAGGTCATTGGAGTTCGTCCAGAACTAGCCGGCAGCACTCGCCGACTTTCGCCGGATCCGTGACGGTTGAGTATTTGGCAATCTGCGAGCTGACACCCAGCGACCGTGCCAGGTCTTTGGCCGTGCCGTCTCCGGAAACTGTGGTTCCCAAGGCGACCAGGAGCCGAAAGATGGCCTCCTTGTCCTGCACCACCTCCAGGGCAGCGCTGGCGACGGACAGGCATTGGGCTTTGGCCTCCAGCTCCGACGGCTTGCCGTGAAGGTGCCCGGCATAGTTGAGCACCAGCGTCGCCAGGGCGACGTGGATGTTCTTGTTGCAGACGGTGCGGAGGTCGGAGGCACGTGACAGCACCGCCTCCCGCTGGCCCAGCAGCAGCTGTCGCCCATGCTGATTGGTGAAGCAGTTGCAGAGGGTGCGTAGTGCCAGCATTTGATTGGCTGACCGTTCCTGAGGAGACAGCAGGCTCAGGAGGTGGTTGCACAGGCTGGCGCCTTCAGTGCCGCCACACAAGTGGGCGTTGACCTCCGGGTGCCGCACGGCCAATCGCAGAATGTCCAGCACAGGGAAAAcaatatctgagagagagaacacatgaggacagaggagaaaaaaagggagggggggggggggggtaaataatGGTGTAAAGCTATAGAACAATTTTCTCAAAGATACCAATACTCAGCTAAGTTAAAATCCCTGAGGGAGAGCTAAAACATCACATTTAGATCTTTTGCTGGTGTCTAACCCACCACCctctaaaacagaaatatggaGATATAATATTGCGGCATTCGTTCGGATCAGTACCTTTGGGCCAGTGGCAGGCCCTCCACAGGAGGCTGATCTGCTCTGCAGTGGGCTGCTCCTGAGATTTAAGGTTGGACACTGTCAGCAGGAGCTTCTCCAGGTTGTTCAGCGCCTCCTCACTTAGCCGGTGCTCCTGTGGAGCGGTGCCGTTCAGCTCCTTCAGCTTAGCTGTTGCACGGAGAGCACGCCGCTTGACACATGcttttcattcatccatttcatTCATCCTGTCTAGCTGTTATACCATATCTACAGCCTCCGTTACCCATACCGCCCAAAGTTTACATTTCTGTAACAACCAGACGCTCTTATCCTCAAACACTGTGGCCAGCTAACTTACAATACATACactgcactgattgtaagtcgctttggtaaaaagcgtctgccaaataactaaattgtaaattgtaaattgtaatacaGGTTCCTACAAGAAAATGCGTTGCGACTGTTACATAGTTTTTACAAAGTTTTTGACATGCTATGTTTAAGCATGTATATGTCATTAGCATGCATTAATTGCTTATATTCCTATATTCTTCCATAAATGTATTGTTTCTTTACCAAAGATCTGTGCAGCATTGGCCTGTTCGAATGTCACTCCGTCTGTTTTGGGGAAGTAAATGTTTGTGGAGGTCTTCTGGAGAGCGGCAGAGGAGTAGGCACTGCCACCtagaggagagaggacacagaggatATGACAGTGTAAcggaaagagtgagtgagtgtgtgtgtgtgtgtgtgtgtgagagagagagagacaaaggagagaaaCTCAGAACAGGTCTCACCTGTGAAAGGATCAGCCACGCCTACAGGTGCTGCACCTGCAGATCCAGATCCAGGTATGTACCGCCCAGCACctatggagggggaaaaaataaaatcattcagtTATTGGTTGTGCATTCAACACTTCTCATTGTCTATTTGAGATAATAGTAATTAtcgctttctctttttcacaaaaTTTCTAAAGGCCAGTTGTGTACCTTACTCATGAATCTGAGGTCTGGTTTTCCACACAACAAATTATGTCATAAGGTAACAGTAATTGAAGATTGTCTTGTCTTAATTGTCTTTATTGTCACCCCTATAAGGACACAGTTATTCCCCAGCAGTTTGTTCTCTTCTAACTCTCAACCTGCTAACGCTGAAACTCTCAGTTTTCACAAGAGCAGTCTGAAAACTGTCAgaatacactcactcactcattatctaagggtcacagggggtgctggagcctatcccaacgctcatagggcgaaaggcggggaaaaaGGGTCGCCGGTCCagcgcagggcagacacacagacaaacacactcacacaaacattcatacctaagggcaatttagtgtctccaattcacctaacctgcatgtctttggactgtgggaggaaaccagaactcccggaggaaacccacgcagacacagggagaacatgcaaactccacacagaaaggaccctggccgcctggccgggaatcgaacccgagaccttcttgctgtgaagcgaCAGCGCTGCCCTCAGAATACACTGTTTGACTTTAATATAGTCTCATTCTTTCAGTGACATAGCTGTTTATCAAAGTGTACTGTACATTGAGATTTCTCCCCTAAATTAAAGTATCTTTGGCCTAAAGTATTTGACGACACATTGTTTTATAACTCTTATAAAGTGCGACCTGAATCTTTCCGTGCTGTGACAGGAAGTGAGGTGTGGTCGTCAGAGTCCATGACATCAGGGCCGATGACATCATTGCCAAAAGTGCATGTggaaaaaccccaaaatgttCCAGACACACTGTATTGTCATTGGGTGACAATATAATCAAACCCCAAAGAGTCATCTAAAATAACAGTGTATCCTCGACCCAAAAATCTCCAGCAGAGGGGTGGAGGGGTAGGGGATATGTAGTTTTCGCCTGGCTATGGCCACACAGGGAAATGTATTCCTGTGTTCTCCCAGCACATTTGGCCTGCCTGGAGTTCCAAATATAAATCCCAGATGTAGCACACACCCCTGCACTGTCAGACAGCGCTGTAAGCAGACGAGGGGCGCGGTCACCCAAACATACCTGTAAAGGGGTCACCCCCGTaattttctcctctgtcagaaGAGCCAGGAATATAACGTCCAGAACCTGGGAGAAAGCAACAGGGGAAATGTTATGAGGGAATCAAAGACAGACTCTGACACAACATCAGAAGAGTTTCACGTTTAGTCAGCCGTACGAAACGATTTGAGGTTGCTGTGTTCAAAGAGATGAAGCATTTTCTTATAAGCACACAGCTGCTTTCAGTGGAAACTGTGGTAGGAAACCTGCCATGTTCTCCACCCTTCAAATCACTCAACTGGAACCATGACCACGTCTAATGCATCTATTATCACATGCttttacagacagactgtgggGCCAGTTTAGATACTTCCAAAATGATTAAGAAGCATGAACCCAGATGAGAATGTGGTGATCCCACGTGTTGAATGGGACGAATCTGCATTTTGAATGTAATGACTCCATGTGTTGAACAGGGTAAAACCTATGTGCGTATGaatttgttgtgtttatttgctTACCTGTGAAAGGGTCGGAGACCGTGGCTGGGGTGGGGCCCAGGGTATGGCCTTTAGTGTTTTCTATGATGAAGTTGGCCACCTGGTCCAGGAACATGGGGTTCAGGTCGTTCTTCTGCAGGAAGTTGTGGGCAGCGAGCCAGGGGTCGTCGGTCACGTTGTAGGGCAGCTTCATTGATGGGCCGCCCTCGTTCACGTCGATGGTGAAGACGAAATCGTACTCCTGAGACGAAAGGTGAAGTCCATGGAGTGAATTGCTCTCATATGCTGGATGTATAGTTGCAAATAAgaaccaaacaaaagacaacagatACGAGGAATCCTGGAGTCTTACCTTCCCCTCATACATCACCCTTTTTGAGCTCTGCTGTGAGGACCCGCCCACCACGTCTCCGATCTTCATCCAGCGCCCGTCACTCATGCTCCACTGGTACGCCTCCACACGGCCGTCCTCCTTTATCAGCCGCGTCTGACCGTCACGATTCCCTGCACAAGTGACACGTAGTCACAGTCAGCCCGCAACACGTACACAGGATGACACAGGTTTTCTAAGACACCGGGTATTTTCTGGTAGGAGAACCTGTACTATTTGCTAAGAAATAAATGAGCTAATTCTAGTTCTGAACCACGTGGCTGCACAATAGCTTACCATTGTCTCCACGCATCAACACAGTTCATGTAATTAAAAAATTTAATTCATGGTTTCAACTGCACTGTGATCTCTGCcttttgtaatttaaaaaaagaccatgAATAAGAAGTCTTCTTTACATTCCTGTTACTACAGGAGAAAAACTCTCACAATCTTCATGatctaccacacacactaaaaacacacacacacagacacacacactaaacagcCCCACTAATGTGAATAAAGGTACTTTTCTGTCCGACCCGGACAGTCTGGATTACCGGGTTCGTTCAGATGCTCCCGTCCCGGGAGGTCCTCGATCTTGATGTCTCCCAGGTCTCCGGTCTTGGGGTCGATGGTGGCTTTGGACAACTCGTCTTCGAAGGCCTGGAGATCCTGAGCACTGGCCACGCGGTCCTCACACTCCGTAAAGACTCGGATAATGCCATCGCTACAGTTATCCACGACACGGCGCAAAACAGAACAATACCAGTACCAAGAAACgattagagggaaaaaagacatcATTGGCTTTATCTTCTGGGATCTGGAATGCATCTTTGTGACCTGTTATTCTACGGGTCACCAAAATAGTTGACGAAAGAACTGAGACATTTCTCCTGTGTCTAACGCAGGTTTACATTGCTAAATATACATTATGGATAACTTCAGCTTGTGCTGAATTGCATTCCATAACAATGCGAACAGACAGACCATATGTTGAACAGGTAATGAGAGGGTGTAAAACTTTACAATGCAGAAACACTCACCTGGCACCCACTGCTATATCCCCATTGGGTAAAACGCAGCAGcaccacacagactgagaggGCAGGCGGATAGTCTGAGAACACTCGCCCTTCTTCCAGATCCTCAGCGTCCGGTCCTCCCCCGTGCTCACGAAATCTGGACAACAGGAGGAGAAGGCAAGACAATTAAAATAGAGGTGGAAAAGAGTAAATACATTTGCAGacgagggaaaaaatgaaatagtaCATAGTTCCATGTTCCTTTAAAATATAACAAGACGACACActctgagaatgtgtgtgagaagctCAACAAAATCTATGACAAAGCTTATCAAACCGCCATTCTCCATTCAGTGTGGGACCAAACAACTGCTACATGttcaaacaataaataaaactgcTTGTTTTAACAGATGCTGGATTCTGAGCCGAGGGCTTGTTTAAGCatctaaacattttaaaacattaaaatacatttcattaagGTCACTGAAGGGTGATGGGCGTACCTTGTCCGTTGGGAAAGACGGCCAAGCTGTATATGTAGTTGGTGTGACTATAGTAAATCTGCAAACACTCCCCAGTCACCATCCACCTTCTGATACTGGCATCGTTACTACAGGAGAAAAACTCTACGTCGTTCACTACTGCCAGTCCTCTCACGCAGTCTTCATGacctacagtacacacacacacacacacacacagacacacgcacgcacacacacacagacacatgcacgcacatacaccgacacacacagacacacacacacagacacatgcacgcacatacaccgacacacacagacagacacacacagacagagacacacagacagacacacacagacagacacacacagacagagacacacagacagagacacacagacagacacagagagaaaataaattatGAAGTTTCATTAACATGATGACGTGCAAGTTCGTACTGCTTAAGAACAGAAACAACAGATCACGAAGTTACTGCGTGTGTCAAAGTGTCATTCCCAGTTTCTACCCTGGGAAGCCACACTGATGAAGGTTGAAAATTACTTTATTTGTTAAAACTCAAGTATCATCGCACAGGAGCAGTAAAACCATGGAGCATCCAACAGTACATCTGAAGCAGTTCAGACACGACTGTTAGTAGTTTGAATGAGTTGCGCAGAGCCCCTCTCAGCACAGCTGTAATACCTTCAACAGCTGCAAAGTTTGCAACACTAAAATACAAGTACTACTCATTTCctatttctgttttcctccatCACAAAGCTTTTGCCCTCATTCTATAAAAAAACTGTGCATACTactgaaataaataacattacaaATATCTGTAATAGaagtaatattttaaaaattcttcaGCTGTTTTCTGACCTAATGTGAAGCCTGAAGGTGtgaaacaaatcaaacagagTACGTCCATTTCAAATATAATACGCAGGACATTATGTTTTTCATCTACATTTACTTCAGCTCCACTGAATGCCAATGTGTTGCTGATGACGATTTGTGTCTCCATCATCATTTTCTTAGGAATACAAAACAAGTCAAGGTTTGGATCAGTCACCTGCACCTTTTAGCACTAAGAGCACTATGAACACTCTTGGTAGAGAGCTTCACTTCATTAATTTTATCTAAATGTCCACAAGCATCAGTGACACTGCATGACAAAGGTCATGATGACAATGTCAACCCAGTAACCATTTTAAatgccacaaaaacacacatggcGCCATTACTCAGACCACAGATAAAATAAGCTGTATTGGAATATATGAATctgcataaacaaataaaggagaTTTAATCTCTAGGCTTCTCTAAGCAGGAACTTGCTTACTTCTCATTTTCTGAGGAGCTCTCttgctgtttgtattaaatttgttcctctgtcctACATATGTCTCATTTTGGATTAAAACGAAAGGAAAAACTTCAATTCTGTGTTGGCTAAATTTTCTTTCAAGCCAAATCATGATTCAAACCAAACcatggccaaaaaaaacaatgtacaaACCAAACCGTGACTATGGTGAACTGTTACCCCATTACTAACAATAGgtagtgaatgtgtgacatCTAGAATCTAAATGTCTGTGTCTGGATGTACAGTGGGAAAGTGAGAAAACTTCAGCAAAGGTTGTCTTTCGGGAGCGTCACAGCAGCAGCGTGCGTATTGTAGTGCCATATATCAAGGCAAAATTTTATATGTAGATCAGCCTCGTTAAGAGAGCCAAGACACCACATAAAGGCACTGCatagagcctgtgtgtgtgtgtgtgtttcccgtTTCAGTCAGTGTCACTCACCAGTAAATGTTTTCTCACATCTCCCTGCCTTCCACAGTTTGATGGTCTTATCGGCCGATCCCGTGAGCATAAGGCCCTGTTCGGGAAGGATGACAGCTGCCCACACTGCAGCTGTGTGGCCCTGGATAAACACAGTATAAAGTAAGCTTTAGTTTTAAAGTTTTAGAAGTTTAAAGTTTTCTTTATACCTACATGTTGTACATTCATCACGTTAAATAGGCGATGAACTTTGCCATAATTTTGATTCAGGAAGACTTACAGAACATTTCGGCACATAACTATGTTGGCTTTTCAAGCTCACTCAAGAGCAGGTACAACAAACATCTTGACAGAAAGTATGAGGTCTATTGTGCTTAAGTGCAAGCACTGTAACAACAATGTACTAAATTATCAAACAATAGGCAATATCAGATGTTAAGTATTTGTTTTACCTGTAGGGTcatcatacatttttcattgaGCCAAACTTTGGCCGTAGTGTCCCAAGAGCCGCTAAGCAACGTTCCAAACTTTCCGGCCGAGAGCGCGCACACTGTTGAAAAAAAGGGTGAGTAGGGTCAGAGAAGGTCTAACGGTCCTCAGTTCTCATCAAATTTACGTTTCTTTCCTCACCCGAAACTAACTCGGAACCTTTGTCAGGTTATCTTCATTGATACTGAAAagcaaaaatacaacaacatgCTACGATAGGAATGACTGTCTTTTTTCGTTGTATCGGCAAAGCATATCTTCATATATTTAGACAGACGGGTggagaagtttttctttttgaacaaatgtTCTGACTTTCACAACATTCAATCATTCCATTTATATGAGAGTTACATGGCTTAATGGCTATCCATAATTCATAAGCATAATGTATGGACGGTTTTTGCATAAGTGCCAGTACCTGTGTTTTTATGTCCCTTCAAGGTGAACAGAGGCTCTGCCCTATCCAGTGAGAAGACGCAGATGTTGTTGTCATTGCCGCCGGTAGCTACGAGTCCGCGAGGGTACGTTTCATTTGGCGCGATGATGCACACACAGGATACAAAGTTCGTGTGACCGTTCATACAGTGCATCTCTGTGAAACCTCCATTTGGACTGGTTGACAACGGAGGGGAGAGCGACAAACAGACCTTAGTGAATTTCAAATGTGGTGTGGTTCTAAAGTAACCAGCTAGCTAATTTAGCACAAGCCATCAAagagacaacaacaaaattagATCAGCAAAGTTCAGTTTCGTCTCACGAGTTTCACCATGACTCAGTAAATAGCTTCGAAGCAAAAAGGAAGTTAACTGTTCAATCAATGTAACGTTACCTAACGTAGCTAGGTTACCCCATCTGTTTTTTCTTAGCTTTTGCTGAACGTGAAATGAACGTTGCAGTTTAAGTTAGCAGGCTAGCCAATTAACTGTCAGGTAATTTAATAATATAGGTCAGGGATTTCGGTCGCCATTTGAGCAGCTACTCATCTGTATAGCAAGTCGCGTGGCTACCAATTGAGCGACGACTCTTGTTAGTACTAATTTTGCGACAAAAGCTaaatagataaacagagagCAAACTACCTAGAATTTGGTACCCAGACCCTTGCAGTCCTGTCTCTGGAAACAGACACAAAGGCTCCCTCGGGGAA encodes:
- the plaa gene encoding phospholipase A-2-activating protein isoform X2 translates to MASASTYRLSCSIPGHEMDVRGLATAVFPEGAFVSVSRDRTARVWVPNSSPNGGFTEMHCMNGHTNFVSCVCIIAPNETYPRGLVATGGNDNNICVFSLDRAEPLFTLKGHKNTVCALSAGKFGTLLSGSWDTTAKVWLNEKCMMTLQGHTAAVWAAVILPEQGLMLTGSADKTIKLWKAGRCEKTFTGHEDCVRGLAVVNDVEFFSCSNDASIRRWMVTGECLQIYYSHTNYIYSLAVFPNGQDFVSTGEDRTLRIWKKGECSQTIRLPSQSVWCCCVLPNGDIAVGASDGIIRVFTECEDRVASAQDLQAFEDELSKATIDPKTGDLGDIKIEDLPGREHLNEPGNRDGQTRLIKEDGRVEAYQWSMSDGRWMKIGDVVGGSSQQSSKRVMYEGKEYDFVFTIDVNEGGPSMKLPYNVTDDPWLAAHNFLQKNDLNPMFLDQVANFIIENTKGHTLGPTPATVSDPFTGAGRYIPGSGSAGAAPVGVADPFTGGSAYSSAALQKTSTNIYFPKTDGVTFEQANAAQIFAKLKELNGTAPQEHRLSEEALNNLEKLLLTVSNLKSQEQPTAEQISLLWRACHWPKDIVFPVLDILRLAVRHPEVNAHLCGGTEGASLCNHLLSLLSPQERSANQMLALRTLCNCFTNQHGRQLLLGQREAVLSRASDLRTVCNKNIHVALATLVLNYAGHLHGKPSELEAKAQCLSVASAALEVVQDKEAIFRLLVALGTTVSGDGTAKDLARSLGVSSQIAKYSTVTDPAKVGECCRLVLDELQ
- the plaa gene encoding phospholipase A-2-activating protein isoform X1, with the protein product MASASTYRLSCSIPGHEMDVRGLATAVFPEGAFVSVSRDRTARVWVPNSSPNGGFTEMHCMNGHTNFVSCVCIIAPNETYPRGLVATGGNDNNICVFSLDRAEPLFTLKGHKNTVCALSAGKFGTLLSGSWDTTAKVWLNEKCMMTLQGHTAAVWAAVILPEQGLMLTGSADKTIKLWKAGRCEKTFTGHEDCVRGLAVVNDVEFFSCSNDASIRRWMVTGECLQIYYSHTNYIYSLAVFPNGQDFVSTGEDRTLRIWKKGECSQTIRLPSQSVWCCCVLPNGDIAVGASDGIIRVFTECEDRVASAQDLQAFEDELSKATIDPKTGDLGDIKIEDLPGREHLNEPGNRDGQTRLIKEDGRVEAYQWSMSDGRWMKIGDVVGGSSQQSSKRVMYEGKEYDFVFTIDVNEGGPSMKLPYNVTDDPWLAAHNFLQKNDLNPMFLDQVANFIIENTKGHTLGPTPATVSDPFTGSGRYIPGSSDRGENYGGDPFTGAGRYIPGSGSAGAAPVGVADPFTGGSAYSSAALQKTSTNIYFPKTDGVTFEQANAAQIFAKLKELNGTAPQEHRLSEEALNNLEKLLLTVSNLKSQEQPTAEQISLLWRACHWPKDIVFPVLDILRLAVRHPEVNAHLCGGTEGASLCNHLLSLLSPQERSANQMLALRTLCNCFTNQHGRQLLLGQREAVLSRASDLRTVCNKNIHVALATLVLNYAGHLHGKPSELEAKAQCLSVASAALEVVQDKEAIFRLLVALGTTVSGDGTAKDLARSLGVSSQIAKYSTVTDPAKVGECCRLVLDELQ